The proteins below come from a single Metarhizium brunneum chromosome 1, complete sequence genomic window:
- the CTS2 gene encoding Sporulation-specific chitinase 2 — MGCSFSVLINQYPTTFTNMRFESTLWTALLSYVAPALGANVLVGYYPTWKHAAISNMDLSNYTHVNVAFAIPHENGTLSFEGDTFMDKLVPKLQGAGSKVLVSIGGWSGSANFSSITKDTALSGTLTKSIIDMMTKYKLDGIDIDWEFPGRKGSDCNVVDEQNDATNFLKYLNDLRAKMDEALGKGKLITLALRIQPFDGPGGKDVSGFAKVVDFANLMQYDLNGAWGETSGPLAPLNFEEKKGTQLSFATAIEAWTKAGWPAKQLTAGAAFYGYSVTAAEDMLKTNPPNQYAKMEKERPKGDQEDEMVTEPCSSAPKAYTGIWTYKNLRGQGVLSSPDEAKAPWVRTFDNKTMTPWLFNSESKVFISYDDQRSLAAKVKFAESKGLGGMMVWSIERDYNGELLSELKKFGSK; from the coding sequence ATGGGCTGTTCATTCTCAGTTCTCATCAACCAGTACCCAACAACATTCACAAACATGCGTTTCGAATCTACACTCTGGACAGCACTGCTGTCGTATGTCGCCCCCGCGCTGGGCGCCAACGTCCTCGTGGGGTACTATCCTACGTGGAAGCATGCCGCTATTTCCAACATGGACTTGTCCAACTACACCCACGTCAACGTTGCCTTTGCGATTCCCCACGAGAATGGAACCCTGTCGTTTGAAGGCGACACCTTCATGGACAAGCTTGTCCCCAAACTACAGGGCGCCGGCTCCAAGGTCCTCGTGTCCATCGGCGGCTGGTCCGGCTCGGCAAACTTCTCATCTATAACCAAGGACACTGCTCTGAGTGGCACTCTGACCAAGAGCATCATCGACATGATGACCAAGTATAAGCTGGACGGCATCGACATCGACTGGGAGTTCCCCGGCCGAAAGGGGAGCGATTGcaacgtcgtcgacgagcaaAACGACGCGACCAATTTCCTTAAGTACCTGAATGACCTGCGGGCCAAGATGGACGAGGCCCTTGGAAAGGGCAAGCTGATCACGCTGGCGCTGCGAATACAGCCTTTTGACGGgcccggcggcaaggacgtcTCGGGGTTCGCCAAGGtggtcgactttgccaaTCTGATGCAGTACGATCTTAACGGCGCGTGGGGCGAGACGAGCGGTCCCCTTGCCCCCCTGAATtttgaggagaagaaggggacgCAGCTGTCGTTTGCGACGGCGATTGAGGCCTGGACCAAGGCGGGCTGGCCGGCGAAGCAGCtcaccgccggcgccgcgtTCTACGGCTATTCGGTCACGGCGGCCGAGGACATGTTGAAGACCAACCCCCCGAACCAGTAcgccaagatggaaaaggagCGCCCCAAGGGAGATCAAGAAGACGAGATGGTTACGGAGCCGTGCTCCAGCGCGCCAAAGGCATATACCGGCATCTGGACGTACAAGAACCTCCGAGGCCAGGGGGTGCTGTCTTCACCTGATGAAGCGAAAGCCCCCTGGGTGAGGACCTTTGATAACAAGACAATGACCCCCTGGTTGTTCAATTCTGAGAGCAAAGTCTTCATCTCGTACGATGACCAGAGGAGTTTGgcggccaaggtcaagtttGCCGAGTCCAAGGGCCTGGGCGGCATGATGGTGTGGAGTATCGAGCGGGATTACAACGGCGAGTTGTTGAGTGAGCTCAAGAAGTTTGGGTCCAAGTGA
- the ISY1 gene encoding Pre-mRNA-splicing factor ISY1: MARNSEKAQSMLFRFREAQAADLGIIDAGRARRPKGITEVDSVPLCEKWRGQVLKEISRKVSRIHDPVLSDYQIRDLNDEINKLMREKHMWEIQIRNLGGPNYMRTAGRIYDEEGREIPGGGKGYKYFGRAKELPGVKELFDAAKAKAARKEDKPLEDRRDLRKNVDAAYYGFAPGEEDDALLAYEAEKERLAVANLLKNGPQEPPEGWEALPGDTGDGQVWVLPTMEEVQQELIERRRQKLLDQL; this comes from the exons ATG GCCCGAAATTCAGAAAAGGCCCAGTCCATGCTCTTTCGCTTTCGCGAAGCCCAAGCTGCAGACCTAGGCATCATCGACGCCGGCCGCGCACGTCGGCCCAAAGGCATTACGGAAGTCGACTCGGTGCCTCTTTGCGAAAAATGGCGCGGCCAGGTGCTCAAGGAGATCTCGCGCAAGGTCTCTCGCATCCACGACCCTGTGTTGAGCGACTACCAGATCCGCGACCTCAACGACGAGATCAACAAGCTCATGCGGGAAAAGCACATGTGGGAAATACAAATACGGAACTTGGGAGGGCCAAATTATATGCGCACAGCAGGAAGGATATACGACGAGGAAGGGCGGGAGATACCAGGCGGTGGGAAAGGGTACAAGTACTTTGGACGGGCGAAGGAGTTGCCTGGCGTCAAGGAGCTGTTTGACGCGGCGAAagccaaggcggcaaggaaGGAGGATAAGCCGCTGGAGGACAGGCGCGATCTACGGAAGAATGTGGATGCGGCGTATTATGGGTTCGCGCCGGGTGAAGAGGACGATGCGTTGTTGGCGTATGaggcggagaaggagaggTTGGCCGTGGCGAATTTGCTGAAGAACGGACCGCAGGAACCTCCGGAGGGATGGGAGGCTTTGCCTGGTGACACGGGCGATGGACAGGTTTGGGTTTTGCCGACGATGGAGGAGGTTCAACAGGAACTCAttgagaggaggaggcagaaGTTGCTGGATCAGTTGTAG